From one Amaranthus tricolor cultivar Red isolate AtriRed21 chromosome 17, ASM2621246v1, whole genome shotgun sequence genomic stretch:
- the LOC130804208 gene encoding uncharacterized protein LOC130804208 — MAFKFKVILQQWRFLHSRLSFLPFIISLSSTSSRIGSLADSFGVTSNYNHLYAHGVYRITSFNFQARSYARGNKKPYDLFGQGPPGSKEFRKAWTRQLDEDDCVWTGSEDEGESEKKLSPLEKEIRKVKQKAKEHSDRIDADDSDELWSVWSGSDEEKTLWTGSEQDDDDDIPTEPYPNVKSDAYIDKLFEFEEPPKYRTLSDVLKAEEEPEELSPGKKARKLAVENALKKLKKGPDGRYTNVWEVMSDIDILVGAFENIVSGPEYAELRQGGPKKLNMQFFKDIQAKMRDPNYKFSPELKLKPKSKLVRRKQWQKAQSRRRKDQKR; from the exons ATGGCTTTCAAATTCAAGGTTATTCTACAACAATGGCGTTTTCTACACTCTCGTCTTTCATTCCTACCTTTTATCATTTCTCTCAGCTCCACTTCTTCCAG GATTGGATCTCTTGCTGATTCATTTGGTGTTACATCAAATTATAATCATCTATATGCACATGGAGTTTATCGCATtacatcgttcaattttcaag CAAGATCATATGCTCGAGGTAATAAAAAGCCCTATGATCTTTTCGGCCAAGGACCACCAGGGAGTAAAGAATTTAGGAAGGCATGGACAAGGCAGCTAGACGAAGATGACTGCGTGTGGACTGGAAGTGAAGATGAGGGTGAGTCTGAGAAGAAGTTAAGCCCTCTTGAGAAGGAAATTAGGAAAGTAAAACAGAAAGCGAAAGAGCACTCTGATCGTATAGATGCAGATGATAGTGATGAGCTTTGGAGTGTATGGTCAGGAAGTGACGAGGAGAAAACGCTTTGGACAGGTAGTGAAcaagatgacgatgatgataTCCCTACAGAACCGTATCCAAATGTAAAGAGCGATGCATATATAGATAAGCTATTCGAGTTTGAAGAACCCCCTAAATATAGAACGCTTTCAGATGTACTGAAAGCCGAAGAAGAACCAGAAGAGTTGTCCCCAGGAAAGAAAGCTCGGAAACTTGCTGTTGAGAATGCCCTAAAGAAGTTGAAAAAAGGGCCTGATGGTAGGTACACTAATGTTTGGGAAGTGATGAGTGACATAGATATTCTTGTTGGTGCTTTTGAAAATATAGTTTCAGGGCCAGAATATGCTGAACTTCGACAGGGAGGTCCTAAAAAACTAAACATGCAGTTTTTCAAGGACATCCAAGCTAAAATGAGGGATCCAAATTACAAGTTTTCTCCAGAACTGAAGTTAAAGCCAAAGAGCAAACTAGTTCGTAGGAAGCAGTGGCAAAAGGCACAGTCTAGGAGGCGAAAAGATCAAAAGCGATAA